In one window of Candidatus Desulfarcum epimagneticum DNA:
- a CDS encoding XRE family transcriptional regulator (fragment) → MTRPTFSDFKIKALKDPETKAEYESLSTAYSLRKKLIGLRKNAKTAQKEAVFFPDRI, encoded by the coding sequence ATGACACGCCCCACATTTTCCGATTTTAAAATAAAAGCGTTAAAAGACCCCGAAACAAAAGCGGAATACGAATCATTATCCACCGCGTACAGCCTCAGAAAAAAACTGATCGGGCTCCGAAAAAACGCGAAGACCGCCCAAAAAGAGGCGGTCTTTTTTCCGGATCGAATTTGA